A region from the Gemmatimonadaceae bacterium genome encodes:
- a CDS encoding bacterial transcriptional activator domain-containing protein: MGAFLDGFHLPNAGEFERWMDGERARLQRLAKRAIEACATRAGEAGDHHRAADWWRRAAAIDPLDSRVALALVQSLAAAGETAAAIKQADLYQQIRRTELDLEPDAAVAALAQRLRSQPFGIAPASPPPMPAAPNDERPRADGPTAAVEPPSSAGAEPRRRTSRARAWTVTAAVALGIAAAGGLLLARGRRADAPSSSEHRVVVAVFDNRTADTALDPLGEMAADWVSTELARTGLVDVVDSRAAIATTAALGAGTSSFGMSPETRALARTVGAGIVVWGNYYRRGDTLEFHPQISDVRDGALLREVPPVLASVKDPMAGVRQLAGRIMGALATIENPRLSEWATHAGAPPSYAAYREFVDGLDAQVQMDAPTSLLHYRRARSLDTTFLQPLLFAADAEHTLGRTADAEADLDTVEAQRDKLVPADRYRLDFQFAEIRGQSDRAYELASELARVSPTSESFAIAGQSALFVGRPAQALKWFLRVDPTKGWVKGWSEYWMEASISAHLSGDNAEALRLGHAARRAFPDQVIGFAALVPPLAGLGQVDAVKAEMDSAGAAPGQIGWRYDEALHLAACELMVHGHPGAAAEMWERAIQWYAARPSDAASPPDMQDLHARILVRLDRAPEAERLARALVRQTPNEPMFLATLGMAEAEANDSAAARAELERLANIADTVSRTNVSARGAVALARARLSAAMGDRAAAVGFLKEAMQDRTIWIYQLHRHIAFQPLWSYAPFRDLARVRG, translated from the coding sequence ATGGGCGCGTTCCTCGACGGCTTCCACCTGCCCAACGCCGGCGAATTCGAGCGCTGGATGGACGGCGAGCGCGCCCGGCTGCAGCGTCTCGCCAAGCGCGCCATCGAGGCCTGTGCAACACGTGCCGGCGAGGCCGGCGACCATCATCGCGCAGCCGACTGGTGGCGACGTGCAGCAGCGATCGACCCGCTGGACTCGCGCGTTGCCCTCGCGTTGGTCCAGTCGCTTGCCGCCGCCGGCGAAACGGCGGCGGCCATCAAGCAGGCGGACCTGTACCAGCAGATTCGGCGCACGGAGCTCGACCTCGAGCCGGATGCGGCGGTTGCCGCGCTGGCCCAACGGCTGAGGTCGCAGCCCTTCGGGATCGCACCGGCCAGTCCGCCGCCGATGCCGGCCGCGCCCAACGATGAGCGGCCGCGAGCGGACGGCCCAACCGCTGCCGTCGAACCTCCCAGCTCGGCGGGCGCCGAGCCGCGCCGCCGGACATCGCGCGCACGTGCGTGGACCGTCACGGCCGCCGTTGCGTTAGGCATCGCCGCGGCGGGCGGCCTGCTGCTCGCGCGCGGCCGCCGCGCGGACGCGCCGTCGTCGAGCGAACACCGCGTGGTCGTCGCCGTCTTCGACAACCGCACCGCCGACACGGCGCTCGACCCGTTGGGCGAGATGGCCGCCGACTGGGTGTCCACCGAGCTCGCGCGCACGGGACTCGTCGACGTCGTCGATTCGCGCGCCGCCATCGCCACCACGGCTGCGTTAGGCGCGGGCACGTCGTCCTTCGGGATGTCGCCCGAAACGCGCGCGCTCGCGCGCACCGTCGGCGCCGGCATCGTCGTCTGGGGCAACTACTACCGCCGCGGCGATACACTCGAGTTCCACCCGCAGATCTCCGACGTCCGCGACGGCGCACTCCTGCGCGAAGTCCCACCGGTGCTCGCATCGGTCAAGGATCCGATGGCCGGCGTCAGGCAGCTGGCCGGCCGCATCATGGGCGCGCTCGCCACCATCGAAAACCCGCGGCTCAGCGAATGGGCCACGCACGCGGGCGCGCCGCCGTCCTACGCCGCCTACCGCGAATTCGTCGACGGTCTCGATGCCCAGGTCCAAATGGACGCGCCGACGTCACTGCTCCATTATCGACGCGCGCGCTCTCTCGACACGACGTTCCTGCAGCCGCTGCTCTTCGCCGCCGACGCTGAGCATACCCTCGGTCGGACGGCCGATGCCGAAGCCGATCTGGATACCGTCGAAGCGCAGCGGGACAAACTGGTTCCGGCCGACCGCTATCGTCTCGACTTTCAGTTCGCCGAAATCCGCGGCCAATCGGACCGGGCCTACGAGTTGGCCAGCGAGCTGGCGCGAGTCAGCCCCACGTCCGAGTCGTTCGCGATCGCCGGACAATCCGCCTTGTTCGTTGGCCGGCCGGCTCAGGCCCTCAAGTGGTTCTTGCGCGTCGACCCGACCAAGGGTTGGGTGAAAGGCTGGTCCGAATACTGGATGGAAGCGTCGATCTCCGCGCACCTGTCGGGCGACAATGCCGAGGCGCTGCGACTGGGGCACGCAGCGCGTCGCGCCTTCCCCGATCAAGTGATCGGCTTTGCGGCCCTTGTTCCACCGTTAGCAGGGCTAGGTCAGGTGGATGCGGTCAAAGCCGAAATGGATAGTGCCGGTGCTGCACCAGGACAGATCGGTTGGCGGTACGACGAGGCGCTCCACTTGGCCGCGTGCGAGCTCATGGTGCACGGCCACCCCGGCGCGGCGGCTGAGATGTGGGAGCGCGCAATACAATGGTACGCAGCGCGACCATCCGATGCCGCGTCGCCGCCCGACATGCAGGATCTTCATGCACGTATCCTGGTTCGGCTCGACCGCGCACCCGAGGCCGAGCGACTGGCACGCGCGCTCGTGAGGCAAACGCCAAACGAGCCCATGTTTCTCGCCACCCTCGGCATGGCCGAGGCGGAGGCCAATGACTCGGCAGCGGCGCGAGCGGAGCTCGAGCGCCTCGCGAACATCGCCGATACGGTGAGTCGAACGAATGTGAGTGCTCGCGGCGCCGTTGCTCTCGCCCGGGCGCGGCTTTCTGCCGCCATGGGCGATCGGGCTGCCGCGGTCGGCTTTCTCAAGGAGGCAATGCAGGACCGGACGATCTGGATCTACCAGCTTCATCGCCATATCGCATTCCAACCCCTGTGGAGCTACGCGCCATTCCGGGACCTGGCGCGCGTACGCGGCTAA
- a CDS encoding DUF5602 domain-containing protein yields the protein MLTQLLVIGALAAGAFALACSSDSTAPVVEEVDGPPVTVGSGTAHAFVMMRGREPTTVGIAMTDAAFNGLPTTMAEFQLPLPSNVSAAPFDHATLNWNPQGHPPPTIYGVPHFDFHFYTISVAAQEAVQGGLDTTTVPSQYVPQDYVSELEAVPMMGVHWNDSLAAEWHGQPFDKTLIYGFTHGQLDFIEPMVTTAYLQTHPDITEPIKQPASFQAPGAYPTTYSVRYDAAHGLTRITLDSLTQR from the coding sequence GTGCTAACGCAACTGCTCGTCATCGGCGCGTTGGCCGCCGGCGCCTTTGCACTCGCCTGCAGCAGCGACTCGACGGCGCCGGTCGTCGAGGAAGTCGATGGCCCCCCGGTGACCGTCGGGAGCGGCACCGCACACGCGTTCGTGATGATGCGCGGCCGTGAGCCAACAACAGTCGGCATCGCGATGACCGACGCCGCGTTCAACGGTCTCCCTACAACGATGGCCGAGTTCCAGCTGCCGCTGCCGTCGAATGTGAGCGCGGCGCCGTTCGACCATGCCACGCTCAACTGGAATCCGCAGGGCCATCCGCCGCCGACGATTTACGGCGTGCCGCACTTCGATTTCCACTTCTACACGATCTCCGTCGCGGCGCAGGAAGCCGTGCAGGGCGGACTCGACACGACAACCGTCCCATCACAGTACGTTCCGCAGGATTACGTATCGGAGTTGGAAGCCGTACCGATGATGGGGGTGCACTGGAACGACTCGCTCGCGGCCGAATGGCACGGCCAGCCGTTCGACAAGACGCTCATTTACGGCTTCACGCACGGCCAGCTCGACTTCATCGAGCCCATGGTGACGACGGCGTACCTGCAGACGCATCCGGACATCACCGAACCGATCAAGCAACCGGCATCGTTTCAGGCGCCGGGCGCGTATCCGACGACGTACAGCGTCCGGTACGATGCCGCGCACGGCCTAACGCGCATCACGCTCGATTCGCTGACGCAGCGGTAG
- a CDS encoding plastocyanin/azurin family copper-binding protein: MPRYGLLVLAIACVAPIAAAQAAPQGHLITVHLVDRPNGQFAFDPGTINAQRGDTVRFVQQSSAPHNVSFRTHPKDAKLGDAAVGPYLLNNGQTYDLVIDARFPDGTYTFACDPHESVGMKGTLVIGAHK, from the coding sequence ATGCCTCGTTACGGACTGCTGGTGCTCGCCATCGCCTGCGTCGCGCCCATCGCGGCCGCGCAGGCCGCGCCTCAGGGCCACCTCATCACGGTGCACCTGGTCGATCGGCCTAACGGACAGTTCGCGTTCGATCCCGGCACCATCAACGCCCAACGCGGCGATACGGTGCGGTTCGTCCAGCAGAGCTCGGCGCCGCACAACGTCTCGTTTCGCACCCATCCGAAAGACGCCAAGCTTGGAGACGCTGCCGTCGGACCGTACCTCCTCAACAACGGTCAGACCTACGATCTGGTGATCGACGCACGCTTTCCGGATGGCACGTACACGTTCGCGTGCGATCCGCACGAGTCGGTGGGAATGAAGGGAACGCTCGTCATCGGGGCCCACAAGTAG